The Cheilinus undulatus linkage group 2, ASM1832078v1, whole genome shotgun sequence genome has a window encoding:
- the LOC121523388 gene encoding claudin-4-like isoform X1 gives MAVGLQVVGLLLGVVSWCLQSSCTSSQVWKVRSQVESVTSSQWQFEGLWMSCAATSMGSIQCSRFKTVLGLPVHLQTCRALMIISLLVSLASIIVSVLGLKCTKIGRASEQVKNQIVLTGGILFILSGVFTLIAVSWYAGRVIHDFYNPLYGGVRFELGTGLYLGWAASCLAVLGGSMLCCSYKKMPSTPPSRQFSYNFTTTSQGQSIYRAAPASDSSISKAYV, from the exons ATGGCGGTGGGCCTGCAGGTCGTCGGTCTGCTCCTGGGCGTGGTGTCCTGGTGCCTGCAGTCCAGCTGTACGTCCTCCCAGGTGTGGAAGGTGAGGAGTCAGGTGGAGTCAGTCACCAGCAGTCAGTGGCAGTTTGAGGGTCTGTGGATGAGCTGCGCCGCCACCTCCATGGGATCAATCCAGTGCAGCAGGTTCAAGACGGTGCTGGGACTGCCAG TCCACCTGCAGACATGCAGAGCTCTGATGATAATCTCCCTACTGGTCAGTCTGGCCTCCATCATCGTCTCTGTGCTCGGACTAAAGTGCACCAAGATCGGCAGAGCCTCAGAGCAAGTCAAAAACCAGATTGTTTTGACCGGAGGAATCCTCTTCATCCTGTCCG GTGTTTTTACTCTGATTGCTGTGTCGTGGTACGCCGGCAGAGTCATCCATGACTTCTACAACCCGCTCTATGGAGGAGTCAg GTTCGAGCTGGGTACTGGTCTGTACCTGGGCTGGGCAGCTTCGTGTCTGGCTGTGCTGGGAGGATCAATGCTCTGCTGCTCCTACAAAAAGATGCCCTCCACCCCCCCTTCACG ACAGTTTTCGTATAACTTCACCACAACGAGCCAAGGACAGAGCATCTACCGAGCGGCTCCAGCCTCCGACAGCAGCATCTCCAAAGCTTACGTCTGA
- the LOC121523388 gene encoding claudin-1-like isoform X2 has product MAVGLQVVGLLLGVVSWCLQSSCTSSQVWKVRSQVESVTSSQWQFEGLWMSCAATSMGSIQCSRFKTVLGLPGVFTLIAVSWYAGRVIHDFYNPLYGGVRFELGTGLYLGWAASCLAVLGGSMLCCSYKKMPSTPPSRQFSYNFTTTSQGQSIYRAAPASDSSISKAYV; this is encoded by the exons ATGGCGGTGGGCCTGCAGGTCGTCGGTCTGCTCCTGGGCGTGGTGTCCTGGTGCCTGCAGTCCAGCTGTACGTCCTCCCAGGTGTGGAAGGTGAGGAGTCAGGTGGAGTCAGTCACCAGCAGTCAGTGGCAGTTTGAGGGTCTGTGGATGAGCTGCGCCGCCACCTCCATGGGATCAATCCAGTGCAGCAGGTTCAAGACGGTGCTGGGACTGCCAG GTGTTTTTACTCTGATTGCTGTGTCGTGGTACGCCGGCAGAGTCATCCATGACTTCTACAACCCGCTCTATGGAGGAGTCAg GTTCGAGCTGGGTACTGGTCTGTACCTGGGCTGGGCAGCTTCGTGTCTGGCTGTGCTGGGAGGATCAATGCTCTGCTGCTCCTACAAAAAGATGCCCTCCACCCCCCCTTCACG ACAGTTTTCGTATAACTTCACCACAACGAGCCAAGGACAGAGCATCTACCGAGCGGCTCCAGCCTCCGACAGCAGCATCTCCAAAGCTTACGTCTGA